The genomic stretch GCGGGGCGGAAGATATAGAGGGTGAGGCTGATGTCGTCCGGGTCGCCATATTGCGCGGCGACGTCCAACTCCGCGTTGCTCGAATCGGTAAGGCGCGTGCGCGGCAGGCCGGTCAACGCTGCCCGCAATATCACCCCGGTCTCGGCATGTTTCCAGCCCGCGGTGGCGGGCACCTCCAGCACGCGCTGCGCCGTCGCGGGCATGGCCCAGAGGCTCGCAAGCGCGAGCAGTCCCGCCATGAATTTCGATGCTCGCATGCGCTGTTCCTCCCCCGCTTTCGAGCGAAGGCTAGGCGGGAAGCGTGCCGAGGCCAAGCGTGCAAACGAAAAGGGCCGGAGGATCGCTCCCCCGGCCCTGTTTCGCGTCCGATGGCGGCGATCAGGCCAGCGCGGCCTTGAGGTCGTCGACCAGATCGGTCTTTTCCCAGGGGAAGAAATCGCCCTCGGGGTCGCGGCCGAAATGGCCATAAGCGGCGGTGCGCTCATAGATCGGCTTGTTGAGGCCGAGATGCGTGCGGATGCCGCGCGGGGTCATGCCGCCGAGCTTCTCGATCGCGCCAATCGCCTGCTCGATCACGTCGTCGCCGACGGTGCCGGTGCCGTGGGTGTCGACATAGAGCGACAGCGGCTTGGCGACGCCGATCGCATAGGCGAGCTGGATCGTGCAGCGCTTGGCGAGGCCCGCCGCGACGATGTTCTTCGCCAGATAGCGGGTGATGTACGCCGCCGAGCGATCGACCTTGGTCGGGTCCTTGCCGCTGAACGCGCCGCCGCCATGGGGGCTGGCGCCGCCATAGGTGTCGACGATGATCTTGCGTCCGGTCAGGCCCGCGTCGCCATCGGGTCCGCCGATTTCGAAGCTGCCGGTCGGGTTGATGTGGTAGACGGTCTCGTCGCTGAGCAGCTCGGCCGGAAGAATGTCGGCAACGACCTTCTTCACATAGGCGTGGAGCTCGGCTTCCTTCTCGCCCTGGTCATAGCCCTTGCCATGCTGAGTCGAGACGACGATCGCGGTTGCAGCGGCGGGGATGCCGTTTTCGTAGCGCAGCGTGACCTGGCTCTTGGCATCGGGTTCCAGGAAGGGCGCGGCACCCGAATGGCGGTCGGCGGCCATGCGGTGCAGGATGCGGTGGCTGTAATAGAGCGTCGCCGGCATCAGATCGGGGGTTTCGTCGCATGCGAAGCCGAACATGATGCCCTGGTCGCCGGCGCCTTCGTCCTTGTTGCCGCCTGCGTCCACGCCCTGCGCGATGTGCGCCGACTGCGGGTGCAGGTTGTTGTGGAACTTGAGCGTCTCCCAGTGGAAGCCGTCCTGCTCATAGCCGATGCGCTTGACCGTCGCGCGGACCGTCGCCTCGACTTCCTCGGGCACGCCGGGCGCCCAGTTGCCGGCTTCGTCCATGATGCCCTTGCCGCGGATTTCACCCGCGAGCACGACCAGCTGGGTGGTGGTCAGCGTTTCGCACGCGATGCGCGCTTCGGGGTCCTTGGAGAGGAACAGATCGACGATCGCGTCGGAAATCTGGTCCGAGACCTTGTCGGGATGGCCTTCGGAGACCGATTCGGACGTGAAGAGATAATTGGAACGCATGGTTTTCCTCTAGCCATTGGGGAGGAAAGCTGGCCGTTGCCATGCCATATAAAGCTTTCCTTATATTGTGCTCTAGCGACCCCAGCGCCGAAACGCAAACGCCATTGCCAGCAGCAGCATCGCGACGGCTCCGGCCAGGACATTGCCGAACCGCGCGAACAGCGTGGGCGGCAGCGGGCGGGGCAGCGCAAGTTCGATCGCGCCTTCCTGCCCCAGCGGGATCGTCTCTAGCAGGCGGCCATGCGCGTCGATCACCGCGGAAATCCCCGTAGGCGTGGCGCGCAGGATCGGCAGGCCTTCCTCGATCGCGCGCAGCCGCGCCTGCGCGAGATGCTCAGGGGGGCCCCAGCGTCCGAACCAGGCGTCGTTCGAGGGATTGAACAGGAAGGCGGGGCGATGCGCGCGGTCGACCACCTGT from Sphingomonas hengshuiensis encodes the following:
- the metK gene encoding methionine adenosyltransferase, which codes for MRSNYLFTSESVSEGHPDKVSDQISDAIVDLFLSKDPEARIACETLTTTQLVVLAGEIRGKGIMDEAGNWAPGVPEEVEATVRATVKRIGYEQDGFHWETLKFHNNLHPQSAHIAQGVDAGGNKDEGAGDQGIMFGFACDETPDLMPATLYYSHRILHRMAADRHSGAAPFLEPDAKSQVTLRYENGIPAAATAIVVSTQHGKGYDQGEKEAELHAYVKKVVADILPAELLSDETVYHINPTGSFEIGGPDGDAGLTGRKIIVDTYGGASPHGGGAFSGKDPTKVDRSAAYITRYLAKNIVAAGLAKRCTIQLAYAIGVAKPLSLYVDTHGTGTVGDDVIEQAIGAIEKLGGMTPRGIRTHLGLNKPIYERTAAYGHFGRDPEGDFFPWEKTDLVDDLKAALA